The Haloarcula sp. CBA1127 genomic interval GTGGATCGTCTGCGACGGGGATCAGTTCGATTCTGTCCTCGTACATGACAATGTGATACTTCTGGCCGTACTTTTCGCGCACCTCTTTTGGGATATACAGCCGTCCCTGTGCATCCGTCTCTGTTGACATAGAATGGACTTAGTTACCACAGACAAAGAGTGTTACCATCAGTGAAATCCTAATGGTTCGA includes:
- a CDS encoding AbrB/MazE/SpoVT family DNA-binding domain-containing protein — its product is MSTETDAQGRLYIPKEVREKYGQKYHIVMYEDRIELIPVADDPLTAVREAAGELHDASVQEIQGDIEAEAKDVAEEAGGDR